From one Streptomyces sp. NBC_01478 genomic stretch:
- a CDS encoding helix-turn-helix domain-containing protein, whose amino-acid sequence MYHTWMRFFTPTPAHHRLGLACLGVGLQYGALPTVGPRTLDHHVAVVISAGGGWYLTPDGRRTTVTAPALLWLTPGVPHHYAPDPGAGWDEGFVDFTGPATTTYTELGYIEPERPVVALSDATGPRAVIGRMARAARRGNPLLEVETGAAVHELLVALRRARADLAPDGDPVLQALARDACLPLTVADHAARHGMTPAALRAAVRRGAACSPKDYLLGIRLGRAKELLAATELPVAAVARRVGYDDPAYFSRLFTRRVGMPPVRFRAQQGRTVPGGWSDQVPDPADPPRIEWPHAT is encoded by the coding sequence ATGTACCACACCTGGATGCGCTTCTTCACGCCCACACCCGCCCACCACCGCCTCGGCCTCGCCTGCCTCGGCGTCGGCCTCCAGTACGGCGCCCTGCCCACCGTCGGCCCCCGCACCCTCGACCACCACGTCGCCGTGGTGATCAGCGCGGGCGGCGGCTGGTACCTGACCCCCGACGGCCGCCGTACGACCGTCACGGCGCCCGCGCTGCTGTGGCTCACCCCCGGAGTGCCGCACCACTACGCGCCCGACCCCGGCGCCGGCTGGGACGAGGGGTTCGTCGACTTCACCGGGCCCGCGACGACGACGTACACCGAACTCGGCTACATCGAACCGGAACGGCCCGTGGTGGCCCTCTCGGACGCGACCGGACCCCGCGCGGTCATCGGGCGCATGGCCCGCGCCGCGCGCCGCGGCAACCCCCTCCTGGAGGTGGAGACCGGCGCGGCCGTCCACGAACTCCTGGTCGCCCTGCGCCGCGCCCGCGCCGACCTGGCCCCCGACGGCGACCCGGTCCTCCAGGCCCTCGCCCGGGACGCCTGTCTGCCGCTCACCGTCGCCGACCACGCGGCCCGGCACGGCATGACCCCCGCCGCTCTGCGCGCCGCCGTCCGCCGGGGCGCCGCGTGCAGCCCCAAGGACTACCTCCTCGGCATCCGCCTGGGCCGCGCCAAGGAACTCCTCGCCGCCACCGAACTCCCGGTCGCCGCCGTCGCCCGCCGCGTTGGCTACGACGACCCCGCCTACTTCTCCCGCCTGTTCACCCGCCGCGTCGGCATGCCGCCCGTCCGCTTCCGCGCCCAGCAGGGCCGCACCGTCCCCGGCGGCTGGAGCGACCAGGTGCCCGATCCGGCCGATCCACCGAGGATCGAGTGGCCGCACGCCACATAG
- a CDS encoding chorismate mutase: MTTSTNGTGDVDPAVREELARLRDSIDNIDAAVVHMLAERFKATQQVGFLKATHRLPPADPAREARQIERLRTLAENAKLDPAFAEKFLNFIIAEVIRHHERIAEDAVNGGSPTAN, encoded by the coding sequence ATGACCACCAGCACCAATGGAACCGGTGACGTCGACCCCGCCGTGCGCGAGGAGCTCGCCCGGCTGCGCGACAGCATCGACAACATCGACGCCGCCGTCGTCCACATGCTCGCCGAACGCTTCAAGGCCACCCAGCAGGTCGGCTTCCTCAAGGCCACCCACCGGCTGCCGCCCGCCGACCCGGCCCGCGAGGCCCGCCAGATCGAGCGCCTCCGCACCCTCGCCGAAAACGCCAAGCTGGACCCGGCGTTCGCTGAGAAGTTCCTGAACTTCATCATCGCCGAGGTGATCCGGCACCACGAACGCATCGCGGAGGACGCCGTGAACGGCGGTTCACCCACGGCGAACTGA
- a CDS encoding glycoside hydrolase family 35 protein: MSEFTVGDRDFRLDGRPVRLLSGALHYFRVHEASWGHRLAMLRAMGLNCVETYVPWNLHEAAPGDFRDVEALGRFLDAAREAGLWAIVRPGPYICAEWENGGLPHWVTGEVGARARTRDVRFMGHLERWFQRLLPEVVSRQLDRGGPVIMVQIENEYGSYGSDAVYLRRVADLLREQGVTVPLFTSDGPEDFMLSGGSVPGVLATVNFGSHAREAFATLRRRQPGGPLMCMEFWCGWFDHWGGEHVVRDPGDAADALREILECGASVNLYMAHGGTNFAGWAGANRGGGALHEGPLEPDVTSYDYDAPIDEHGRPTEKFWRLREVLAEYADGPLPELPPAPAVLGHRAEARLTGWTSLDDVLEARGGPEIGTPVPPTFEQLGVDRGIVRYEVTVPGPRAPYPLTARGLRDLAVVYVDGERAGVLTEGDEQLKEPVAGHARVQVWVESLGRVNYGPRLGEPKGITGGLMHERQYLHDVRARGLRWDALDEVEGVPARELPSDGSPGLYRGTVEVRGAGDAVLELPGWTRGFVWVNGFGLGRYWSAGPQRELYVPGAVLREGVNDVWVLELQEAPSTGESVVLRAQRETGAEPISTTRAQSGGVSGT, encoded by the coding sequence ATGAGCGAGTTCACGGTGGGCGACAGGGACTTCCGCCTGGACGGGCGGCCGGTGCGGCTGCTGTCCGGGGCACTGCACTACTTCCGGGTGCACGAGGCGAGTTGGGGGCACCGGCTGGCGATGCTGCGGGCGATGGGCCTCAACTGCGTGGAGACGTACGTCCCGTGGAACCTGCACGAGGCGGCGCCGGGCGACTTCCGGGACGTGGAGGCGCTGGGCAGGTTCCTGGACGCGGCCCGGGAGGCGGGCCTGTGGGCGATCGTGCGCCCGGGGCCGTACATCTGCGCGGAGTGGGAGAACGGCGGGCTGCCGCACTGGGTGACGGGGGAAGTGGGGGCACGCGCGCGTACGCGTGACGTGCGCTTCATGGGGCACCTGGAGCGCTGGTTCCAGCGGCTGCTGCCCGAGGTCGTGTCCCGCCAGCTCGACCGCGGCGGGCCGGTGATCATGGTGCAGATCGAGAACGAGTACGGCAGCTACGGCTCCGACGCGGTCTATCTGCGGCGTGTGGCCGATCTGCTGCGCGAACAGGGCGTCACCGTGCCGCTGTTCACCTCGGACGGTCCCGAGGACTTCATGCTGAGCGGCGGCTCGGTCCCCGGTGTCCTCGCCACGGTGAACTTCGGGTCCCACGCGCGCGAGGCCTTCGCCACGCTGCGCCGGCGGCAGCCCGGGGGGCCGCTGATGTGCATGGAGTTCTGGTGCGGCTGGTTCGACCACTGGGGCGGCGAGCATGTCGTGCGCGATCCCGGGGACGCGGCCGACGCGCTGCGGGAGATCCTGGAGTGCGGGGCGTCGGTCAACCTCTACATGGCGCACGGCGGCACCAACTTCGCCGGCTGGGCGGGCGCCAACCGGGGCGGCGGCGCCCTGCACGAGGGCCCGTTGGAGCCCGATGTGACGTCGTACGACTACGACGCCCCGATCGACGAGCACGGGCGCCCCACGGAGAAGTTCTGGCGGCTGCGCGAGGTCCTCGCCGAGTACGCCGACGGCCCGCTGCCCGAACTCCCGCCCGCACCGGCCGTGTTGGGTCACCGTGCCGAGGCGCGCCTGACCGGCTGGACGTCCCTGGACGACGTACTGGAGGCGCGGGGTGGGCCGGAGATCGGGACCCCGGTCCCGCCCACCTTCGAGCAGTTGGGCGTCGACCGGGGAATCGTGCGCTACGAAGTGACCGTTCCGGGACCGCGCGCCCCGTATCCGCTCACCGCGCGCGGGCTGCGGGACCTCGCGGTGGTGTACGTCGACGGGGAGCGGGCCGGGGTCCTCACGGAGGGCGACGAGCAGCTCAAGGAGCCTGTCGCCGGGCACGCGCGTGTGCAGGTGTGGGTGGAGTCCCTGGGGAGGGTCAATTACGGGCCGCGGCTGGGGGAACCGAAGGGGATCACCGGGGGGCTGATGCACGAGCGGCAGTATCTGCACGACGTACGCGCGCGTGGGCTGCGGTGGGACGCGCTGGACGAGGTCGAGGGGGTGCCGGCGCGGGAGCTGCCCTCGGACGGCTCCCCCGGGCTGTACCGCGGCACCGTGGAGGTGCGCGGCGCGGGGGACGCCGTACTCGAACTGCCGGGCTGGACGCGGGGGTTCGTGTGGGTCAACGGGTTCGGTCTGGGGCGGTACTGGTCGGCGGGGCCGCAGCGGGAGTTGTACGTCCCCGGTGCCGTGC